In one window of Rhizobium oryzihabitans DNA:
- a CDS encoding DUF1737 domain-containing protein translates to MKVYRFITGPDDSKFCHRVTEALNKGWELAGSPSYAFNAASGVMHCGQAVTKVVEGKEYHPDMKLGEQ, encoded by the coding sequence GTGAAGGTCTATCGTTTCATAACTGGTCCCGATGACTCGAAGTTCTGCCATCGGGTCACCGAGGCGCTGAACAAGGGATGGGAGCTTGCCGGTTCGCCGAGCTACGCCTTCAACGCCGCAAGCGGCGTGATGCATTGCGGCCAGGCCGTGACCAAGGTGGTCGAGGGCAAGGAATACCATCCGGATATGAAGCTCGGCGAGCAATAA
- a CDS encoding cobyrinate a,c-diamide synthase — translation MTARAIIIGAPRSGSGKTSVTIGLLRAFARRGVKVRGIKTGPDYIDPGFHAFATGTPGLNLDSWAMRPELLRHLFLQQTDGADLVLIESAMGLFDGIPVAENRTGSAADLARLFGIPVLLVLDVSGQSQTAAAVAHGFAHYDPDVTMAAVVLNRAGSERHRTLCTEAIEKIGLPVAGCVLRDPSLILPERHLGLVQASEHPEIDAHIERLADAMERSIDLDALLSLAAPVDVPLGLAEAAIAPPGQRIALADDAAFTFLYPHLKSHWHTAGAEIVPFSPLADEAPDETCDICWLPGGYPELYAGKLADAVGFKAGITRFAATKPVHGECGGYMVLGAALEDAEGVTHAMTGLLSHATSFATRKMNLGYRQATIVADGPLGGAGEILRGHEFHYARVIDPGHDEPFAQIADGQGRPLGPSGGRRGLVSGTFFHAIARGG, via the coding sequence ATGACGGCCCGGGCGATCATCATCGGTGCACCGCGCTCCGGTTCCGGCAAGACCAGCGTGACTATTGGCCTGCTCAGGGCCTTTGCAAGACGCGGCGTCAAGGTGCGCGGCATCAAGACCGGGCCTGACTATATCGACCCCGGCTTCCATGCCTTTGCCACCGGCACGCCTGGGCTCAATCTGGACAGCTGGGCCATGCGGCCGGAACTGCTGCGGCACCTGTTCTTGCAGCAGACTGACGGCGCGGACCTCGTTCTGATCGAAAGCGCCATGGGCCTGTTCGACGGCATTCCCGTGGCGGAAAACCGTACCGGGTCGGCGGCGGATCTGGCCCGGCTGTTCGGCATTCCCGTGCTGTTGGTGCTGGATGTGTCCGGCCAGTCGCAGACGGCGGCGGCTGTCGCCCATGGTTTTGCCCATTACGATCCGGACGTCACAATGGCGGCGGTGGTGCTGAACCGGGCCGGCAGCGAAAGACACCGGACGCTGTGTACGGAGGCCATCGAAAAAATCGGACTGCCTGTCGCAGGCTGTGTATTGCGCGATCCGTCGCTCATCCTGCCGGAGCGGCATCTGGGGCTGGTGCAGGCCAGCGAACATCCGGAAATTGACGCGCATATAGAACGGCTGGCGGATGCGATGGAAAGGTCCATCGATCTCGATGCCCTGCTTTCGCTCGCCGCGCCGGTGGATGTGCCCCTAGGCTTGGCGGAGGCGGCGATTGCGCCGCCCGGCCAGCGTATCGCGCTTGCGGACGATGCGGCTTTCACCTTCCTTTATCCGCATCTGAAGAGCCATTGGCATACGGCCGGAGCCGAGATCGTGCCCTTCTCACCGCTCGCAGACGAGGCGCCTGATGAGACCTGCGACATTTGCTGGCTGCCCGGTGGCTATCCAGAGCTTTACGCTGGAAAGCTTGCCGATGCGGTCGGGTTCAAAGCGGGCATTACCCGTTTCGCCGCGACAAAACCGGTCCACGGTGAGTGCGGCGGCTATATGGTGCTTGGCGCGGCGCTGGAAGATGCCGAGGGTGTAACCCATGCCATGACCGGGCTCTTATCCCATGCCACCAGTTTCGCGACGCGCAAGATGAATCTCGGTTATCGGCAGGCGACGATCGTGGCAGATGGACCGCTCGGCGGAGCGGGCGAGATCCTGCGCGGCCATGAGTTTCATTATGCGCGTGTTATCGATCCGGGCCACGATGAGCCTTTCGCCCAGATTGCTGACGGGCAGGGTCGTCCGCTCGGCCCCTCTGGCGGCAGGCGGGGTCTCGTTTCAGGCACTTTCTTCCATGCCATCGCCAGAGGCGGTTGA
- a CDS encoding cobalt-precorrin-5B (C(1))-methyltransferase — METDGKTLRRGWTTGTCAAAASKAACAALLTGEFPYPVEVQLPSGARPAFSLATEEKGENFARAGVVKDAGDDPDVTHGALIESTVRHGQPGSGITFRAGKGVGTITRPGLPLPPGEPAINPVPRKMIETAIHEVAGENADFEVEISVRDGEKLAEKTLNGRLGIIGGISILGTTGIVIPFSCSAWIHSIWRGIDVARATGCAHLLGATGNTSEKAGRAIYDLPETALIDMGDFIGGMLKYLRSHPVERVTIAGGVAKMTKLAQGMLDVHSKKGLADLDALAELATEAGGDENLAAAIRQANMVAHAFELAEGAGIDLGAIVAEKAWVTAAAALKTPTIALDILVFDRQGTLKGRTASTPSHQPFASSFGDRNRRT, encoded by the coding sequence ATGGAAACAGATGGAAAGACCCTTCGCCGCGGCTGGACCACGGGCACCTGCGCGGCGGCGGCCTCGAAGGCGGCTTGCGCCGCCCTTCTGACCGGCGAGTTTCCTTACCCTGTCGAAGTCCAACTTCCAAGCGGCGCGCGGCCGGCATTTTCCCTCGCCACCGAGGAAAAAGGCGAAAACTTCGCCCGTGCGGGTGTCGTCAAGGATGCGGGCGACGATCCGGACGTCACCCACGGAGCGCTGATCGAAAGTACAGTGCGACATGGCCAACCGGGAAGCGGCATCACCTTCAGGGCCGGAAAAGGCGTCGGCACCATCACCCGGCCGGGATTGCCCCTGCCGCCGGGCGAACCTGCCATCAACCCCGTGCCGCGCAAGATGATCGAAACCGCCATTCACGAGGTCGCCGGAGAGAATGCCGATTTCGAAGTCGAGATTTCCGTCCGTGACGGTGAGAAACTGGCGGAAAAGACCCTGAATGGCAGGCTCGGCATCATTGGCGGCATTTCCATTCTCGGCACCACCGGCATCGTCATCCCATTTTCCTGCTCGGCATGGATACATTCCATCTGGCGCGGCATCGATGTGGCGCGCGCGACCGGCTGCGCCCATCTGCTCGGCGCAACCGGCAATACCTCGGAAAAAGCCGGACGGGCGATTTACGACCTGCCGGAGACCGCGCTGATCGACATGGGCGATTTCATCGGCGGCATGCTGAAATATCTGCGCAGCCACCCTGTAGAGCGGGTCACGATTGCCGGTGGCGTCGCCAAGATGACGAAGCTTGCCCAGGGCATGCTCGATGTCCACTCCAAGAAAGGCCTCGCCGATCTCGACGCGCTGGCGGAGCTGGCAACCGAAGCCGGCGGAGATGAGAATCTTGCAGCCGCCATCCGTCAGGCCAACATGGTCGCGCACGCTTTTGAGCTGGCCGAAGGCGCCGGGATTGACCTCGGTGCGATCGTTGCGGAAAAAGCCTGGGTAACCGCGGCCGCCGCGCTGAAGACGCCCACCATCGCGCTCGATATTCTGGTTTTCGATCGTCAGGGTACGCTCAAGGGGCGCACCGCCTCCACGCCGTCGCATCAACCCTTCGCATCTTCCTTCGGGGACCGGAACCGGCGTACATAA
- a CDS encoding GNAT family N-acetyltransferase: MSTLELTRRRAAATAAPPGPCPVIETSRLVLRPQRLSDAGSIAESLGDFAVTRMLARVPAPYHRQDALEWLVLRTSGTLPDWDFAITSGDDTLIGVVSIELRHGEWHLGYWLNRFYWGKGYMTEAVAAVVERFFRRMPGVVLHSGVFADNPASLRVQEKLGFRVTGCHQIYATARAAMVAHIDTVITAEDFLPPHR; the protein is encoded by the coding sequence ATGAGCACGCTCGAGCTTACCCGTCGCCGTGCAGCTGCAACCGCGGCGCCGCCCGGCCCCTGCCCTGTCATTGAGACGTCGCGTCTGGTGCTGCGTCCGCAGCGGCTTTCCGACGCTGGCAGCATTGCGGAATCGCTTGGCGATTTCGCCGTGACCAGGATGCTGGCCCGTGTTCCCGCACCCTACCACAGGCAGGATGCGCTGGAATGGCTGGTTCTGCGCACTTCCGGCACCCTGCCCGACTGGGATTTCGCCATCACCAGTGGTGACGATACCCTGATCGGGGTTGTCTCAATCGAGTTGCGGCATGGCGAGTGGCATCTGGGCTACTGGCTCAACCGTTTCTACTGGGGCAAGGGTTACATGACCGAGGCGGTGGCTGCTGTGGTCGAGCGGTTCTTCCGCCGCATGCCGGGGGTAGTTCTCCATTCCGGCGTGTTTGCGGATAACCCTGCATCCCTGCGCGTGCAGGAGAAACTGGGCTTCCGGGTGACCGGCTGCCACCAGATCTATGCCACGGCGCGTGCCGCCATGGTGGCGCATATCGATACGGTGATCACGGCTGAGGATTTCCTCCCGCCGCATCGCTGA
- the cobA gene encoding uroporphyrinogen-III C-methyltransferase — protein sequence MSIRQVLNSIAAKGPVFEPGHVWLAGAGPGDVRYLTLEVALALSQADVIVRDALVSDDVVALGPQAEIVFAGKRGGKPSATQDDITASLIDLARQGKKVLRLKGGDPFIFGRGGEEAEALILAGIPFRILPGMTSSLAALASAHIPATMRGISRAVTLATGHAAGTEEDLDWLALAKTHEPIVVYMGLKNIGSIADLLMQGGRSGITPVAVIMSATTAQERIFIGTLESIADDAKREKFEAPALIVIGEIVSMRNRLGGAGS from the coding sequence ATGTCGATACGCCAAGTTTTAAACAGCATCGCCGCAAAAGGTCCGGTCTTTGAGCCCGGTCACGTCTGGCTCGCAGGGGCGGGACCGGGGGATGTGCGTTATCTGACACTCGAAGTGGCGCTTGCGCTTTCGCAGGCCGATGTGATCGTTCGCGATGCGCTGGTCAGCGACGATGTCGTTGCCCTTGGTCCCCAGGCTGAAATCGTCTTTGCCGGCAAGCGTGGCGGCAAGCCTTCGGCAACGCAGGACGACATTACCGCCTCGCTGATCGATCTCGCCCGGCAGGGTAAGAAGGTGTTGCGGCTTAAGGGTGGCGATCCCTTTATTTTCGGGCGTGGTGGTGAAGAGGCGGAGGCGCTGATCCTAGCCGGTATCCCGTTCCGTATCCTGCCGGGCATGACCTCGTCGCTCGCAGCCCTTGCTTCCGCGCATATTCCCGCCACCATGCGCGGCATCAGCCGCGCCGTCACGCTCGCCACGGGCCATGCCGCCGGTACTGAAGAGGATCTGGACTGGCTAGCGCTGGCGAAAACGCACGAACCCATTGTCGTTTATATGGGGCTCAAGAATATAGGTTCTATCGCCGATCTTCTGATGCAGGGCGGCCGTTCAGGAATAACGCCGGTCGCCGTCATCATGTCGGCAACGACGGCGCAGGAGCGCATTTTTATCGGAACGCTGGAAAGCATAGCTGACGATGCAAAGCGGGAAAAATTCGAGGCGCCGGCCCTGATCGTCATTGGCGAGATTGTTTCGATGAGAAACCGCCTCGGTGGAGCCGGATCATGA
- a CDS encoding cytochrome-c peroxidase → MMKPGFFISAVFAAAILLAPIGTGFNGTRAHGGEDYATLEKLGAALFDDPNLSMNRTMACSTCHMQAAGFSDARESDKVGRDVSLGDDGISLGDRNAPTAAYARFTPPFGKNAAGEYVGGQFWDGRASMLEDQAGGPPLNPIEMGMPDKSSIVKRLKENPDYVAAFGTQFGGDVFKSDESAYAAMTKALASFERSDEFSTFDSKYDRFLRGEEKLTDQEELGRVLISSTQFTNCNTCHEIRGAKGLEDGLFTNHKYFNIGVPANTAVRAANGSKPDAVDLGLAQNPVVAGDPAERGKFKVPTLRNVAVTGPYMHNGVFKDLRTVVLFYVKYKSKKPSRQINPETGKTWDAPEVPENIAMTELTSAPALDDKRVDAVVAFLKTLTDKRYEHLLPKEDGQGAVAPAQPVPVNVTPKAP, encoded by the coding sequence ATGATGAAACCCGGATTTTTTATCTCTGCCGTCTTTGCTGCGGCCATTCTGCTGGCTCCTATCGGTACCGGGTTCAACGGCACGCGCGCCCATGGCGGCGAAGACTATGCGACTTTGGAAAAGCTCGGCGCAGCTCTTTTCGACGACCCCAATCTTTCCATGAATCGCACCATGGCCTGTTCCACCTGCCATATGCAGGCGGCGGGTTTTTCCGATGCGCGCGAGAGCGACAAGGTCGGGCGGGACGTGTCGCTCGGCGATGACGGGATTTCGCTGGGCGACCGCAACGCGCCGACTGCCGCCTATGCCAGGTTCACACCGCCTTTCGGCAAGAACGCGGCGGGCGAGTATGTAGGCGGGCAATTCTGGGACGGTCGCGCCTCGATGCTGGAAGATCAGGCGGGTGGTCCACCGCTCAACCCGATCGAAATGGGGATGCCGGACAAATCGTCGATCGTGAAACGGCTGAAGGAGAACCCCGATTATGTCGCGGCTTTCGGCACGCAGTTCGGCGGCGATGTTTTCAAGAGTGACGAAAGCGCCTATGCCGCGATGACCAAGGCGCTGGCTAGCTTCGAGCGTTCGGATGAATTCTCCACCTTCGATTCCAAATATGACCGTTTCCTGCGCGGCGAGGAAAAGCTGACCGATCAGGAGGAGCTGGGGCGAGTTCTGATTTCCTCCACGCAATTTACCAATTGCAATACCTGCCATGAAATTCGCGGCGCCAAGGGGCTGGAAGACGGCCTCTTCACCAACCACAAATATTTCAACATTGGCGTTCCGGCCAACACGGCGGTGAGAGCGGCCAACGGCTCGAAGCCGGATGCTGTCGATCTTGGGCTCGCGCAAAATCCTGTTGTGGCCGGCGATCCGGCTGAGCGTGGCAAGTTCAAGGTGCCGACGCTGCGCAACGTCGCCGTCACCGGTCCATACATGCACAATGGCGTCTTCAAGGACCTGCGCACGGTGGTGCTGTTTTACGTGAAATACAAAAGCAAGAAGCCCAGCCGGCAGATCAATCCGGAAACCGGCAAGACATGGGATGCGCCGGAAGTGCCTGAGAACATCGCCATGACGGAGCTGACGTCCGCGCCCGCACTGGACGACAAGCGTGTAGATGCCGTCGTCGCATTCTTGAAGACTTTGACTGACAAAAGATATGAGCATCTTTTGCCGAAGGAGGACGGGCAGGGAGCCGTGGCCCCTGCCCAGCCGGTTCCTGTAAACGTTACGCCGAAAGCGCCTTGA
- a CDS encoding metallopeptidase family protein encodes MARIDQTDDWRDRHAPTLSAFESLAIEAYGHLPEEFRALTKDLIIEIADFPTDDVFEDMALETPFDLLGLFEGRGISERFTMETGEMVNRITLYRRPILDYWAENEETLGDIITHVLIHEIGHHFGLSDDDMERIEESADEAAAER; translated from the coding sequence ATGGCCCGCATAGACCAGACCGACGATTGGCGGGACCGCCATGCGCCGACACTTTCCGCCTTCGAGTCGCTTGCGATCGAGGCGTATGGCCACCTGCCAGAAGAATTCCGCGCCTTAACGAAGGATCTCATCATCGAGATCGCCGATTTTCCGACCGATGACGTGTTCGAAGACATGGCACTCGAAACACCCTTCGATCTTCTCGGACTGTTTGAAGGACGCGGCATCTCCGAACGTTTCACCATGGAAACGGGCGAAATGGTGAACCGCATCACGCTTTATCGCCGCCCCATTCTCGACTACTGGGCCGAGAACGAGGAAACGCTGGGCGACATCATCACCCATGTCCTCATCCACGAGATCGGCCACCATTTCGGCCTCTCGGATGATGACATGGAGCGGATCGAGGAAAGCGCTGACGAGGCCGCGGCGGAGCGATAG
- the rpmA gene encoding 50S ribosomal protein L27, with protein sequence MAHKKAGGSSRNGRDSESKRLGVKKFGGEAVIPGNIILRQRGTQWHPGANVGIGKDHTIFALTAGNVNFRTKANGRVFVSVAPKAEAAE encoded by the coding sequence ATGGCACACAAAAAAGCTGGCGGTTCCTCGCGTAACGGTCGCGATTCCGAATCCAAGCGCCTTGGCGTAAAGAAGTTCGGCGGCGAAGCCGTCATTCCAGGCAACATTATTCTGCGTCAGCGCGGCACGCAGTGGCATCCGGGCGCCAATGTCGGCATCGGCAAGGACCACACGATTTTCGCACTGACCGCAGGTAACGTGAACTTCCGCACGAAGGCCAACGGCCGCGTGTTCGTATCCGTGGCTCCGAAAGCGGAAGCCGCAGAATAA
- the obgE gene encoding GTPase ObgE, whose amino-acid sequence MKFLDEAKVYIKSGDGGAGAVSFRREKFIEFGGPDGGDGGRGGDVWIEVVNGLNTLIDFRFQQHFKASIGQHGMGKTRTGAKGSDVVLKVPVGTQIFEEDNETLIVDLTKEGQRFRLAAGGNGGFGNAYFKSSTNQAPTHANPGLAGEEKTVWLRLKLIADAGLVGLPNAGKSTFLATVTRARPKIANYPFTTLHPNLGVATIDGREFVLADIPGLIEGAHEGVGIGDRFLGHVERTRVLLHLVSAQEEKVGKAYKTVKAELDAYGGGLTDKPEIVALSQIDVLDEKELKKKAKELEKACGRPPLLLSAAAHIGMTEALRALRDIIVSASNGGETALPDRSMPEESEAEEEDDRL is encoded by the coding sequence ATGAAATTTCTCGATGAAGCAAAAGTCTATATCAAGTCCGGTGATGGCGGCGCGGGCGCCGTTTCCTTCCGGCGCGAAAAATTCATCGAGTTCGGCGGCCCGGATGGTGGCGATGGCGGCCGCGGCGGCGATGTCTGGATCGAGGTGGTCAACGGTCTCAATACCCTGATCGACTTCCGCTTCCAGCAGCATTTCAAAGCCTCGATCGGACAGCACGGCATGGGCAAGACCCGCACCGGCGCAAAGGGTTCGGATGTGGTGCTGAAGGTGCCCGTCGGTACGCAGATATTCGAGGAAGACAACGAGACGCTGATCGTCGACCTCACCAAGGAAGGCCAGCGCTTTCGTCTTGCCGCTGGCGGCAATGGCGGTTTCGGCAATGCCTATTTCAAGTCTTCGACCAATCAGGCGCCCACCCATGCCAATCCGGGTCTTGCGGGCGAGGAAAAGACGGTCTGGCTTCGCCTGAAGCTGATTGCCGATGCCGGTCTCGTCGGTCTGCCGAATGCCGGCAAATCGACATTCCTCGCGACTGTCACGCGCGCGCGGCCGAAGATCGCCAATTATCCTTTCACGACCCTGCATCCGAACCTCGGCGTTGCGACCATCGACGGCCGTGAATTCGTGCTGGCCGATATTCCGGGCCTCATCGAAGGCGCGCATGAGGGCGTGGGCATCGGCGACCGTTTCCTTGGCCATGTGGAACGTACCCGCGTACTTCTGCACCTCGTCTCGGCGCAGGAAGAAAAAGTCGGCAAGGCCTATAAGACGGTCAAGGCCGAACTGGACGCCTATGGTGGCGGGCTGACCGACAAGCCGGAAATCGTGGCGCTGTCGCAGATCGACGTGCTCGACGAAAAAGAACTGAAAAAGAAGGCAAAGGAACTGGAGAAGGCCTGCGGCCGTCCTCCGCTCCTGTTGTCTGCCGCTGCCCATATCGGCATGACGGAGGCACTGCGCGCCCTTCGCGATATCATCGTCTCGGCGAGCAATGGCGGCGAGACCGCCCTTCCCGACCGTTCAATGCCTGAGGAGAGCGAGGCCGAGGAAGAGGACGATCGCCTATGA
- the rplU gene encoding 50S ribosomal protein L21 encodes MFAVIKTGGKQYRVAADAVLTIEKLEAEAGATVEFTEVLVVGEGADAKFGAPFVKGAIVKAEVVEHNRGKKVIAFKKRRRQNSKRSRGHRQHHTVVRITDIVAA; translated from the coding sequence ATGTTCGCAGTCATCAAGACCGGCGGTAAGCAGTACCGCGTAGCGGCCGACGCCGTGCTGACCATCGAAAAGCTGGAAGCAGAGGCAGGCGCAACTGTAGAATTCACCGAAGTTCTCGTTGTTGGCGAAGGCGCCGACGCCAAGTTCGGTGCACCCTTTGTCAAGGGCGCCATCGTCAAGGCTGAAGTTGTCGAGCACAATCGCGGCAAGAAGGTCATCGCCTTCAAGAAGCGTCGTCGTCAGAACTCCAAGCGTTCGCGCGGCCATCGTCAGCATCACACTGTCGTCCGCATCACGGACATCGTTGCTGCCTGA
- the cobM gene encoding precorrin-4 C(11)-methyltransferase has product MTVHFIGAGPGAADLITVRGRDLIAACPVCLYAGSLVPKALIDYCPPGARIVDTAALSLDEIEAEFVAAAKAGKDVARLHSGDLSVWSAMGEQIRRLERLGLDYTVTPGVPSFAAAAATLQRELTVPEVAQSLVLTRISGRASKMPEGETLKAFGATGTTLAIHLAIHAIGRVVEELTPLCGSDCPVAIVVRASWPDERVIRGTLFDIEGKLAAEPVERTALIFVGRGLASTDFRESALYSTDYVRRFRSPKEDAKG; this is encoded by the coding sequence ATGACAGTTCATTTTATCGGCGCTGGTCCGGGTGCTGCCGACCTCATCACGGTGCGCGGGCGTGATCTTATCGCTGCCTGCCCGGTCTGCCTTTATGCCGGTTCGCTGGTTCCGAAGGCGCTGATCGATTATTGCCCGCCGGGTGCACGCATTGTCGATACGGCCGCACTGTCGCTGGATGAGATCGAGGCGGAATTCGTTGCGGCGGCAAAGGCGGGCAAGGATGTGGCGCGGCTGCATTCCGGCGATCTCTCCGTCTGGAGCGCCATGGGTGAACAGATCCGCCGGCTCGAACGGCTGGGTCTCGACTACACTGTGACTCCTGGCGTGCCCTCGTTTGCCGCTGCCGCTGCCACCCTGCAGCGGGAACTGACGGTGCCGGAAGTGGCGCAAAGCCTTGTACTGACCCGTATTTCAGGCCGCGCTTCGAAAATGCCCGAGGGCGAGACGCTGAAAGCCTTCGGTGCGACAGGTACTACGCTTGCCATCCACCTCGCCATCCATGCCATCGGCAGGGTGGTGGAAGAACTGACGCCGCTTTGCGGTTCCGATTGCCCTGTTGCCATCGTCGTTCGCGCCTCCTGGCCGGACGAGCGGGTCATTCGCGGCACCTTGTTCGACATTGAAGGGAAACTGGCCGCCGAGCCGGTGGAGCGGACGGCGCTGATCTTCGTCGGGCGCGGGCTTGCCTCGACGGATTTTCGTGAGAGCGCACTTTATAGCACCGATTATGTACGCCGGTTCCGGTCCCCGAAGGAAGATGCGAAGGGTTGA
- the leuB gene encoding 3-isopropylmalate dehydrogenase, whose product MTVRSLFLLPGDGIGPEAMAEVRKLIDYMNSAHNAGFTVSEGLVGGSAYDAHGVAISDADMEKALAADAILFGAVGGPKWDGVPYEHRPEAGLLRLRKDLELFANLRPAICYPALAAASSLKPELVEGLDILIVRELTGGVYFGEPKQIIDLGNGQKRGIDTQIYDTFEIERIASVAFELARTRDNRVCSMEKRNVMKSGVLWNQVVTETHAAKFKDVQLEHMLADAGGMQLVRKPKQFDVIVTDNLFGDMLSDVAAMLTGSLGMLPSASLGAPDAKTGKRKAMYEPVHGSAPDIAGKGIANPIAMIASFAMCLRYSFNMVDEATKLEAAIANVLDKGIRTADIMAEGSRQVGTSEMGDAVLAEFKALSA is encoded by the coding sequence ATGACAGTCCGTTCGCTTTTCCTGCTGCCCGGTGACGGTATCGGCCCCGAAGCCATGGCTGAAGTTCGCAAGCTGATCGATTATATGAACAGCGCGCACAATGCCGGCTTCACCGTCTCGGAAGGTCTGGTCGGCGGCTCTGCCTATGACGCCCATGGCGTGGCGATTTCCGATGCAGATATGGAAAAGGCGCTAGCCGCCGATGCGATCCTGTTCGGCGCCGTCGGCGGCCCGAAATGGGATGGCGTGCCCTACGAGCATCGCCCGGAAGCCGGTCTGCTTCGCCTGCGCAAGGATCTCGAGCTTTTCGCCAATCTGCGCCCGGCCATCTGCTACCCGGCACTTGCCGCCGCTTCCTCGCTGAAGCCTGAACTGGTCGAAGGTCTCGATATCCTCATCGTCCGCGAGCTGACGGGCGGCGTTTATTTCGGTGAACCGAAGCAGATCATCGATCTCGGCAACGGCCAGAAGCGCGGCATCGACACGCAGATCTACGACACTTTCGAGATCGAGCGTATCGCCAGCGTCGCTTTCGAACTGGCCCGCACCCGCGACAACCGCGTCTGCTCGATGGAAAAGCGCAACGTCATGAAATCTGGCGTTCTGTGGAACCAGGTGGTCACCGAAACCCACGCTGCCAAGTTCAAAGACGTTCAGCTGGAACATATGCTGGCCGATGCCGGCGGCATGCAGCTGGTGCGCAAGCCCAAGCAGTTCGACGTGATCGTGACCGACAACCTCTTCGGCGACATGCTCTCCGACGTCGCCGCCATGCTGACCGGCTCGCTTGGCATGCTGCCCTCCGCTTCGCTTGGCGCGCCTGACGCCAAGACCGGCAAGCGCAAGGCCATGTATGAGCCGGTGCACGGTTCGGCTCCTGACATTGCCGGCAAGGGCATCGCCAACCCCATCGCCATGATCGCGTCCTTCGCCATGTGCCTGCGTTACTCGTTCAACATGGTGGATGAGGCAACAAAGCTCGAAGCAGCGATCGCAAACGTGCTCGACAAGGGCATCCGCACCGCCGACATCATGGCCGAGGGCAGCCGCCAGGTCGGAACCTCCGAAATGGGTGATGCGGTTCTCGCCGAATTCAAGGCGCTTTCGGCGTAA
- a CDS encoding HpcH/HpaI aldolase/citrate lyase family protein, whose translation MTNFFENIPVRPRRSLLSVPAINVRALEKIRDLDCDGVILDLEDSVAPDMKGEARENLGRLFSDAPFAGRETIIRINPLSTPDGMADLKLVLSCRPDAVLLPKVEQPADIHDVADLLAEADAPQDLKIWAMIETPLGVLNAASIADAAHTPDARLAAFVIGLNDLRKETRVPVLPGRTYLVPWMMQVVLAARAYGLDVIDSVSNDFRDIAAFDSECEQGRAMGFDGKMLIHPAQIEPANRRFAPDDAAVADAREIIAAFAKPESMELNVINMNGRMIERLHVGQAERLVAMADIIAQRKAKKT comes from the coding sequence ATGACTAATTTTTTCGAAAATATTCCTGTGAGACCGCGCCGTTCGCTGCTGTCGGTTCCGGCCATCAATGTCAGGGCGCTCGAAAAAATCCGCGATCTCGATTGCGACGGAGTAATCCTCGATCTGGAGGATTCCGTCGCGCCCGACATGAAGGGCGAGGCGCGGGAAAATCTGGGCAGGCTATTTTCGGATGCGCCTTTCGCCGGACGCGAGACCATTATCCGTATCAATCCGCTCTCAACGCCGGATGGCATGGCGGATTTGAAACTCGTGCTTTCCTGTCGGCCGGATGCGGTTTTATTGCCGAAGGTGGAGCAGCCCGCAGATATTCATGATGTGGCCGACCTTCTGGCGGAGGCCGATGCGCCCCAGGACCTGAAAATTTGGGCAATGATTGAGACGCCGCTGGGTGTTTTGAACGCCGCCTCCATCGCCGACGCTGCCCATACGCCGGATGCGCGGCTTGCCGCCTTTGTAATCGGGCTCAACGATCTGCGCAAGGAAACGCGTGTTCCAGTCCTCCCCGGGCGAACCTATCTCGTGCCCTGGATGATGCAGGTGGTGCTCGCCGCCCGCGCCTATGGCCTTGATGTCATCGACAGCGTGTCCAACGATTTTCGAGACATTGCAGCTTTTGACAGTGAATGCGAACAGGGTCGCGCCATGGGGTTCGATGGCAAGATGCTGATCCACCCGGCACAGATTGAGCCGGCCAATCGGCGCTTCGCGCCAGATGATGCCGCTGTTGCGGATGCGAGAGAGATTATTGCCGCTTTCGCAAAACCTGAATCTATGGAATTGAACGTCATCAACATGAACGGGCGGATGATCGAACGGCTGCATGTGGGGCAGGCCGAGAGGCTGGTTGCCATGGCCGATATCATCGCACAGAGAAAGGCAAAAAAGACGTGA